In Hemicordylus capensis ecotype Gifberg chromosome 4, rHemCap1.1.pri, whole genome shotgun sequence, the genomic window aacacaacACCAGTACTTTTGTATGGGACTTTCAatggcctccccttcccccagaaaacAACTGTCTCAACTGAAAATGTCCCCAAGGGCTACATGAGCCTTAAGGACATATATTTGGGTGACACAGaccacttcctggggaagaggagttcATTGAAATTTTCCCttaccactgagccagcagtggaactGAGTTAGTCGAACTTGATTCTCCCATTGAACCAGTGGTTcgttagccaggatgtcagccaggaggAAGGATGGATATATATGCCTCCCTCATCTGAGACACTTTTTCAGGGGGGCAGTAAACTATCCCACAGTATTATGCAGTTGTGGGACAGTACGCCAAAAGAGGGAGTGAGACATACACATCCATGCTTCTTCCCCCTGTGGTGCCAAAGCACTCATAATGGCCTTATTTATTCTAGGAAGTGTGATTGCCACTGAAAGAGAGTTACATTGGAAGAGAGTTACAATGAGCTGAAAATTAATACAACAAGCTATAAAAATGAACTGTAAAGTACTCTATGTGTGACTAAGtgggtttatttaaaatatcaagCAGTCAATTAAAGATGACGATAAAAAGGCTTGTCCCAATGAAGATAACATACAGATCTGAGAACTGCAGTGGCTAGTACCTCTGGAATGCACAATCTCTTCTGAAGAACCTGCAAAGTGAAAGAGACAAAGGACACAAATGGGTCACATTTCCTTAGTCATCAAGGTTTTTGATGGAAGAGCCAATCATACACATGACCTAATAGAAATCAAGGACAATGACAGGCTTTTGTCTGTTAGGATCATTTGTGCAGTCACACCAGCCCTTTATGCGATTTTGTTCTTTGCTGAAATAATTTTCTGCTCATCAGTTTTTCTCGAGGTGTCAGTATGTCTTATATCCGTTGGAGGACAGGAAGAGAGAATACATACTCTAAGCTTTGCATTGTATATTGCTTCTTCATGTAACTCTGCCTGGCCTTTAATTTCCTTGACATGATATTttagaaagaaaacacaaaaactgaagaaagaaatagaacaTGTCAGAAGCGAGATAAACATTTGTGGAAAACTGATAAATTGTAGAGGGATTATTGCTCTCCTCGAAAACTCTGCAAGACCTAAGGGTTTCTGGAAGCACTGCCAGAGTTATATATTAGCATTGGGTCTTGGAAGCACAGGTTAATGTAGCATGGGAGCATTTTAGAGAGATGTTTTGGTGAGTATTGTGGAGTACCACTTCTATGAAAGGTTATAAGTTCCATAAAAGTGATGTTCCTTGGTTTCCCTTGGAGGAGAAATTACTGGAGGTTGATGTTATCTTTTAAATATTTGATTTCTAAATAAACCACTAAATATACATATTGAAAATTAGATTGTTTTGAAATAGCAAAACACTCCCTTCACAATAGATTGCATCAGTTTCCAGAGAGAAAGTGCTTGCATGCCAAAAGCACTTCCAGGTTCTCCCCCAAATCCCTGCCTGCTTCTCTGCCTAACTTGgtctaaatctgcttctttaATTCACACCTCTggcaggcagtggggggaaggagggggataATGTCACCGTATGTGCCTGCAGCAGCTGTTTCTAGGTGGATATGATCACTTGCTGCAATCTTAATTGCTCTCTTCCTCTGGGATGATCTCTCAGTGATGACGAAACATTAAGTTGGCCAGAACAAGACAACTATCGGACAGCTAAGAGATGTCCAAGCCCAATCAGTATCAGTTCTATAAGTCCTATTTTAGACTAAATATAATTTcacacagaggcatatctagggaaaatggcgtctgaaattgcgccccccccataCAAAcctctgacacccatctttcagataactttaccataatatcagctcaaaaatacaggtcaagctcgttaatcttttaataaacaaattatggcactacatgaaaattataactgcaccttccttgctttcactgatgcaaattggtctatgatgtgatCAAAGTCAGTTTTTTCAGTTGATTCCCTTCTTACACTCAACAGAGCAAGGTCACAGAGTCTGCCTTGACCCATGAAGGCTGTTCATGTACATTGCCCTTATTTGCTCTCATTTTCAATTTAAGAATGAGAGCAAGTAAGGGCAATGTACATGAACAGCCATACACTTTTGCAAAAAGACTGAAACTCCTTGTTGGAAAGGGGGATGCTTCccaccccttttttttcttttttggctctGCATACAAAAAGGGTTTCTTCTTATTCTTAGCCAAAGGGTTTtgacagccatgatttttgcaccAATATGGAAATTTGACCTCCTTGCTGTTGGTGCAGAGCATTAAGCAATGCCTCTGGAAATATTCTTTACTAATAACTAGAACTTTGAATTAAACAAGTACAGCTTGGTGGAATGGTGCAACCGCCTGAAACAGCCCAGAATGGCACCCAACCTGTCAAGCTGCATCCCAAAAACTTTGGAATGGGCTGCAAGTCAGAACCAATTTCAAGATAGCTGTTTCCAGAAATGCAACTTAAGGGTCATCATCTACTATCAAATTCCTGTCTTCAGCACTAGAAGAGTATTACAGGTCTtcttggtacataggaacatagggagctgccatatactgagtcagttcattggtccacctagcttagtattgtctacccagactggcagtggcttctccaaggttgcagacatttgggatgaatccccctccccttgcctcgtgcaagtgggagggtgtttgtcccagcccgggactcacaagcccaagaagaagcctgattggttggctggctcgtggtgggtggggcttgctgagaggccgagcgtttccccgctctggcctctcagtcggctgtttgtttccgattaggaaggagctcagtccgggagctccttcctcgaaggccttagttgggggggtgcgcccgacaagcgggcgaggcggcattcggcggcgttccgtcgagggggccatagtgtcagcggtggccccgctggtaggggggtactcccgggactgctcccggctgggttgcagctgcagcagcagcgtctttgggcctcttcagcgcggcgtcggcactcggcttcctgggcgtggttctccttctgggcgtttgcccttttggtttgtggggtatttggggggtttccatcagcctgggtggctgggcagcggccccttttccgttccctggagcactacttttgatgccaacattcttttatttgtttggtgggtagcaggtgggtgtttgtgctcatcggtgccctggtgggcctggcctggttgagagtcaaaaggccttttcaagccttctccttgggtggggggctctggtgctttcctggataggattgagtattgtttttgattcaggacaagggcttggcttttgttctatatccttgctaccttcattctgtgtgtggttggcgctttttttttctccaaccccttttggaatcccactatttggaggcagtatgccggggaaggccaagggcaagaaaggggggcgccctgttaagcagcccaagaggcctgctcccccgcagtcctcctcggaggatgaggatgaggagatgactctgatacgggggttaattaataggatggaagctttagagaaagcaaaagcagccccctccgacaaaggtgcgggtccttcaggtgtggggggggtgcctcctcctaaggtccctcggaggaccaggggttctgtgaaaagccagctgctaacttctctctctagtaggctggctgcgctggaagaagggctgaaccctgctggaccgggcccttctgctcctgcgttaccgcttcctgaacctgagtctccagttccggagtcgccttcaccattgctacctccgcctgcggcaccagttgttcagcctccagtggatacggctactcctttggcccagggtgagcctgcagcacctacaccgcccggcgtcaccggccagtggctttgtccctggccgatgcctgccatgggtggatggggcccagcttcttactggcccccatatacacaaccttgggtggcgggttccccgccggtttttcctggagttattgcaggcttacaaggcgctgcggagcaggtctggttgggcaaccggccctccagcgggtcgctcccactcccgggggtggcctcctctgctggatctgccacgggggtgcaggcgggttattatccgatggggattctgccgtcacctcagcatgcaccctatggtagcatgggcctcccgttaggggatcacttactcccttctacaaaagaaaaaatccttaagggtgaatatgtggacatttttagcttgttgttcagggaacctgaggttaagcataaagagggggaatcttgtaaggagcacgaagccaccaagagaaagccggtcgaaaagacttggaataattggctttctggcttcacgatttatatgggggttattgtccaagcccagcccgcaaggggccctgccctgttaaaatacatggatataattcacagggcggtctccgactttgctggatcttcctgggtacggtacgatgagagttttagaatgagggctgcccttgaccccacattgccctgggatgctccgttgcaggagttgtggctggttactatgtctccagcccggaccatagagggagataggtctgacagtgggcatttgctttctaaaccatcgggggttttgccctcagggagtcctgggcaacagtgggttcaaccccaccttgtttgctgggagtttaactccaatggcaagtgctcccgttccccttgtcggtttaagcatgcctgcggggtctgtggggcgaggcaccccagttcctcctgccccagggccaagtttgggggttccggggctaagtataggcaggggagcagtaaaaagggttgccctcctccacccgctccgaataaagggtcctagccctatcaaggtgaaggtgcttgagcagctgttgctggactatcctgaccagtcagcagcttcttatttgttatgtggcttccgggatggtttcagaattccctcttcggcccggaggggattaggcagttctcgcaatctgagatcagtggttggtaaggaggaagtcgttgttaggaaaattggtaaggaggtggctgcgggcagggtgatggggccttttgccagtctccccttccccagccttagggtctccccattaggggtggtccctaaaaaggttcctggtgaatttaggttgattcaccacctttctcatcccagggggtcctcagtaaatgatggcatccctgatagcttatgctctgtacgttatacctcatttgatgaggccgtggaagtggtcaggggtaggggccccggggcccttttggcgaagtgtgatattgaatccgcctttcgcctgttgccggtacatccaaatgacttcgagctgctgggctttgcatttgctggccaattttattttgatagggctttgcctatgggctgctcgatttcctgcgcagcattcgaaacattcagctcctttttggagtgggcagttaggcgccaggcgggtcttccctacacggctcattttttagatgattgtctttttacaggcagggggaattcgagggagtgccaccatttacttcgctccttcatggagctaacagaccggctaggtgtccctttggcacgggataagacggaggggccggtcacgtgcctcgcctttttggggattgagttggacactgttgccggttgctccaggctgcctcaggccaagctgcgggttttattggacatggttaggtcccttggtcgcgcccgtaaggtctcccttagggatctccaggttgttttgggtcacctcaattttgcctgcaaagtggtggctccgggccgggcctttttgcgccggttatgtgacctgactgtgggcgttagggctccccatcacagagtacgaattacggagggtgcccgggccgacctggctctttgggaagcatttctcactgattttaatggggtgtctttctggcgggatgttagacttctggaaaccgacctgcaggtccactctgacgctgcaggtggaataggtttcggggtttatttcaggggacgttggtgttccgccaggtggcccgaggactggttcaggcagggggtttcccgggacctgactttcctagagctctttccaattgtggtggccgtgcatatttggtccgctgagtttgccaactcctcagttgtgttttggtgtgacaatctggCAGTTGTTCAGATTGTCAATAGTCAGACTTCCCAGTCCCCGAGGGTCATGGTTTTGGTTAGGGCATTGGTATTGCAGTGTCTGCGGGCTAACATCCTTTTCCGGTCCTGCCATGTTCCGGGTATCCGGAATGACATAGCTGACgctttgtctcgttttcagttaaacaggttcagagcgttagcgcccgaggccgcccttcacccggaacccatgccagcttttctgtgggaacttggcaggcggaggcacagcgggccatagcggcatctctggcgcctagcaccagagtgagctacacagccaagcttgaggctttctctctttttcgaaagactgaaggtttggcggaggtgtggccggtccctgtagagcaacttcagcagtttttggtcttcctccgcagggcggggcgtgcggtatccactttggggggctatctTGCCGCGTTAGCTTTTGAAGCCCAGGTTCGTGGGGTTGGTGATTCCTCCTCCGACCCGCAGGTGCGGCGCATGTTGGAGGGTTGGGCTAGGGGGGAGCCTAGGACTAGGGACCCCAGACGCCCTTTTACTCTGGAGTTGGTGGCTTCAACGCTGGGCCACCTagtggggtgctgctctggcccatgggaggtgtcgctgtttagggctgcactgttggttgccttttttggggCCTTCCGTCCAGGGGAGTTGCTTCCCCGCAGCGGGTCTTCCCCCAGGGACCACTGCTTGCAATATTCTGATTTATCGTTTGGTGACGGGGAGGTGCGTTTGCTCCTTCGTCGCTCcaagacggatcagaggggcagaggccagacggttcgcctcgcggcggccgggaatatcaatgtatgccccgtggtggccctgaggcagtacgctgggctgggccccttttcggggggatgtctttttacccacagcaatcagactcctctgacgcagtatcaattcttggcggtggtgaggaaggctctgttggccgcgggggttgcgctccaggggcttactctacattcatttcgtattggtgcggccaccaccgctacacgtatggggcttcaggaggtcgaagttcagaggattggacgttggaggtccgtggcggtcaggcgttatgtgcgctgacagcggacaggtgtgggctctactgacctgttgctttcttttggcaggtgctggcggggcggcggtcccggtccgagtcctgatgtgtggccattcgttggtcttctgggctttcaagcgggccagcaccacccgctggggatcccagttgggtttaggaagcaaggcttcagtttattggttgggcatgaggggcatgctctggaatcagttgcttccagcattgagggagcatttagataggtttcccattcccgacatcctggttcttcatttaggggagaatgatttgggccggcggcctggcctcgccagccttcagcaagcctcctcggatTTGTCTATGTTGCGCAGCTGGATGCCTGGCGTGCGCATAATATGGGTTAATTGGCTCCAGCGCAGGGTGTGGCGGGGTGCTCATTCTTGCCTTAGCTTGGAAAAGGCACGCAGGAAGATTTCAGCCGCAATAGGTAAAGTGGTTTTGGCGGCCGGGGGGTCTGTGGTGCGGCAGCCAGATATAGCTGCTCGCTTTCCCGAGTTATTCCGCCctgacggggtccacctgtctgagaaaggttgtgatttgtatctgcataatatccgggaagtgcttgctgaaggtttggagggggtggggcaggaaggtcaagcgagggctaaccttcctgggtggcggtaacagtgcgggctgtgggtaaggaggtctagatttcggtgagcacccttggacattttaaggtggattggtcaattgcttccttgtggcctgtgcggcacgggaagaattacattgccaagaaacctgcttcaggacttcacctacctttgggctgtgcggtccggggaggtaaagatctgaagctgtccagatcccctcttctaaaaggggtggttggctttgaaggaattgggcgggagctacctgcctctttcctgagccagggtgtgtcgcccttgcaggcgatgggtaggacgttttgaatcctagcccacgcctaggtgcccgcactgtttttatgttggtgattaatcaccttgtttccagtccgccacaaatgttgttatattaataaagcgtggcccgtttctcccattaaaaaatgtctctgtgtcttcttgggctggggtctgggtacaatccccctccccttgcctcgtgcaagtgggagggtgtttgtcccagcccgggactcacaagcccaagaagaagcctgattggttggctggctcgtggtgggcggggcttgctgagaggccgagcgtttccccgctctggcctctcagtcagctgtttgtttccccctccctccctccctgttgcagagcgggtctagtgactggtcgcctatgggccgagtaggaattttttgctctcaacttattggctgttgttgggggttttttcgcctactctgttctgcagtCAGTTGGTAGTTAGGTTCTAGGTTGGCCACgttggcggtaacagtgcgggctgtgggtaaggaggtctagatttcggtgagcacccttggacattttaaggtggattggtcaattgcttccttgtggcctgtgcggcacgggaagaattacattgccaagaaacctgcttcaggacttcacctacctttgggctgtgcggtccggggaggtaaagatctgaagctgtccagatcccctcttctaaaaggggtggttggctttgaaggaattgggcgggagctacctgcctctttcctgagccagggtgtgtcgcccttgcaggcgatgggtaggacgttttgaatcctagcccacgcctaggtgcccgcactgtttttatgttggtgattaatcaccttgtttccagtccgccacaaatgttgttatattaataaagcgtggcccgtttctcccattaaaaaatgtctctgtgtcttcttgggctggggtctgggtacaatgcATTGGAATTAATGAAGTGTTATTATTTATCCTGCAAATTGGATTTAAAAGGGATACTTTGTGATGTAAGGTTTTTAATATACATTTAGGATTGATATTTCTATTTGGGATTCTCTTGTGTACCACTAATTATTTTTGAACCCCTAAAAGGTTTTAATCTCTCTTAGCTGTAAAGTAGGTCACATCTCATGTTAAGAGGTACAGACAATGCCTGCAAACTGCCATCTTGCCCTTATATAACCTGTGCCTGTCTTACTTGTTAGTCCAGAATCAGATTACAAAAAGTTTTTCTTCGAACTCCGCTTTTCATATACGTAAATGGTTGTGTTGCTCTTTGAAGCAAAAACtacattctcttctcctcctcctttaatTACATCAGGGCATGCTACTTGATGCTAATGGTACTGTTTCAGTTAAATGCACATTATTGAAGAGCTAACCCAAATGTGTTTAGCTCAGAATTCAGCTGTGGAAGTTGTGTGGGTAGGGCTAGATGTTTTAACCTGAAAGAATGCATATTCCCTAGaacaggggaggggaaacttggccctccagttgtttttgaactacaactcccaccatccccagctaattgtggctggggatgatgggagttacagttcaataacagctggagggccaagtttccccacccctgccctagaacatCTCAAGTAGCAACAAGTAGCAAGGGAACAGCTAAGATGTACATTCCCAAGAAGCCTGGAAGTATCCAGAAGTTTTTTAAATGCACACTAATGTATGTGATGCACTTTCAAATGTCCTATAAGAAGTAAGTACTAATTACTAATAAAAATTCATtgggaaagaaggggaggggaaaacaggaCTTACATTAGCTATACAGAGTGTGCATCCTCCAAGGTGAATTTCCCCACATCCTATCAGCAGTGAAGAGATTTGCCAGGAAAGGGACTCTAGGGGAGAACATCTCAGcaaaatgcacccccccacacatgCTTTCATCTACTTCAAGGAACCCAgaacagccccacccctcctctccatgcgctctctctgctgctgcctagGAAACAGACAGGAGTCCTAGAGCTCCATGGATCATTTATTGACTAAAACATTTATACTAACCATTTCTGTCCCTCACTGACCCTTTTCTGCCACTACCACCACACTCACCAGCCAAACAACAGTCCAAGTTCAAGAACCAACTTCTACAATCACCTTAAGATTAAACCTAAGCCCCACCATGAGAAAATGGGAAGGAGAAGGTCCAAGAAGCCCAAACCAACAAACGAAAATGCCAGTTCAGTTATTATTAGTTAGTTAATGGGGCTTGCTCCCCCGCAAAAGTGCATTGCTCCCAACAAAGTCCCAAgaaggctacacacacacactctgccttgTTGCCTGATCTCACCAAGCCTGGCTTGACCACCGCCAGTGCTCTGTTTGTTGGGGAATCcatggggctgcagcgtacctcactgctgccccttctcctgttCTGGGCCGGGCGCCACTTCCAGGTGCTACTTCTGGGCAGTTtccaaaccctccccccccagcgagcacttgccGAAGTTGCTGATgcttcaggcagtgtttgctgcctgaaagcgtttATTCACATTTCccaccctccagagagggagagaaagggagaatagctGCTTTCAGGCatcaagcactgcctgaaatgatactTAAGTGCTCACTTGGGCTCTTcagagctcgaggccatgccccctttgcatgtgatgtcaaaagGGGCATGGCTtcgagctccgaagagcctgagTGAGCTCTTCGGTTTCATTTgaagcaggcttgctgcctgaaagcagctattctccctttctctctctctctgtagggagggaaaggggaatagacgctttcaggcagcaaacgctgcctgaagcATTGGCAACATTGGCAAACGCTTGCTTGGTGGTCGGGGACTCCTTGTAGCCGGGGAGCTCCTTGCACATGCTCTCTGCACCCACCAGCCAATAGGAGAGCACCCTCCCGCGGCGCCACCCACACGGACCCAGAGATTGACTCATGTGAGTCACACCTGTGCGAGTGGTGGGGTGCGGGCCGCGGCAGCGGTGAGCAGCAGTGGGCCCACCCTGCGTGCCCACTgggattcaagggggaggggatttaaaaaatatttttaaaaaagaaattgtggtggttgggggtgggggcagggggcagggcatgACAGGCTCTttttgcccccctgcaactgtgCCTAGGGTACATGCCCTGCCAGCCTCACCCTGGTTACACATCTGCTTTCATACAAATAGTCTGGAGATGCGTTCATGCTGACAAGTTCCTGCAtgaaattatttattcattcattacatgTAATACTCTTTCCTCCTCCATGTACCTAGGAAAATATGCATGGTTGTTTTCATCTTCACAgcagtcctgtgaggtagattagactaagagataagtgacaggcccagtgagtttcatgtctgaatgaggatttggattTTGTCCTTGACACACTACTCTGTACCATGTTTAAGTGCATACCCGAATTGTGTGGCAAAAGGCTAGCATGAGCCAGGTTGTACATATGAGGAGTTGCCACTCATTTCTGTGACAGGACAGACAGATCGTCTCTCATTTCTTATAGCTCTgaatttttatgcttgtgttttaattttttttcaatcagatttgttttttatatttttttagttcaatattttaatgtgtcttttttataaccttgttttttaattttattgtgagctgccttgggattttcttaatgaaaggcggggtataaatttaacaataaataaataaaattatcagGTATTCTGTAGGATCTAAACATTGAAAATCCATAAAAGTCAAAATATGTTACATTTCATTTTAATGACACATGAAACAAAATTACATTtacctatctccaatgctttttaacatcgacatgaTTCCGctaggtgagatcatcaggagatttggagcagagtgttatcaatatgctgataacacccaactctatttctccatgacatcatcataggGTAATGGCATGACCCCGCTAAATTCCTGCATATGTTGTGAACACACTGGTGGCATTGGGACCAGCATTGAAAGCCCAAAAGGCTAAGCTGAGGTCTGCATCTGGGATTGCTGTTTTGCAAGAAAATGGAGTGTGACCTTGGGTTCTGTAACTCAATGGAATGGTTTACTCTCTAGTCAAGGCCCGTTGAGATGGGAGATTCACCCCTCCTTGCCTTGAAACTTGTTTGTGCATTGTGCTATGCTAAAGGGAAATAATGGAAACTAGCTTGAAATTTGCGAAGAGTAATCAcatttagaaggtcttaggaaaCTGCACATAGATATTAGctacctacatattttaggggtacatTATATTCACACAGTTAGTTGCTGATCCTCTTTGTTTGCTATCTTTTAATTCATTTCTCTGGACTGAGAGGTGCCAACCCTGCTCTGAAGCGACCAGAAGCCTGTCAATCTGGACAGAAACAGGAATGATTTGAGAACAGCTCCATCTGAGTCTGTAAACAAGTGCCAGATATGCACCCCAAAACTGGTAGACTCCTTGACCAAATATGGTGAGAGAGTCCCCTGAGGGAACTGGGGGTTGTTTATATGAGACTGGAGACACAGAGAGATTGATATGACTGTTTCTGATATGAAATATAGACAACAGGCCCTGAGTAAGGTATAAAAAGGGGGACACACCCCACACAAGACAAGGGAAGGCGTGTTCTCACTCATGGGAGGCGTAGCATGTAACCATTATCCTGTGAAGACAACTCAGGCCTAGCCATTTTGCTAGAATTGCTCCGGTCTCTATGGTCGGAGGGATCTCCATTGCTGCATACTCAACTACCCTGCCAAACACCTGGACAGATGAATGCCTCTCTGCGTTCCCCAAGATCA contains:
- the LOC128325086 gene encoding uncharacterized protein LOC128325086, coding for MPGKAKGKKGGRPVKQPKRPAPPQSSSEDEDEEMTLIRGLINRMEALEKAKAAPSDKGAGPSGVGGVPPPKVPRRTRGSVKSQLLTSLSSRLAALEEGLNPAGPGPSAPALPLPEPESPVPESPSPLLPPPAAPVVQPPVDTATPLAQGAGGAAVPVRVLMCGHSLVFWAFKRASTTRWGSQLGLGSKASVYWLGMRGMLWNQLLPALREHLDRFPIPDILVLHLGENDLGRRPGLASLQQASSDLSMLRSWMPGVRIIWVNWLQRRVWRGAHSCLSLEKARRKISAAIGKVVLAAGGSVVRQPDIAARFPELFRPDGVHLSEKGCDLYLHNIREVLAEGLEGVGQEGQARANLPGWR